GTTTTGCATTGGTATTATCTTTTAAAAGTTTAGCATAACCTTTGAGTTGTTTTTTTACCGAGCGTAGTTGATTTACAGAGGTGTGCATTTCTCTTAAAGTAGTTTCAATACGAACCAATATATTTTGTTGTTCTTTAAAATCTTGCGGAGTAGATTGAATTGCAGGATTTGGTAGAATTACAGCTTCTGTTGAAACAGTTTTTCCTTCTAAAGAAAGTTTTAATGTATAATTCCCTGGTGCTACACTAGATCCTGAAAGTCCACCAAAAACAAAAACCTTATTAACAGCAGGAATAGCTTCTCTATTAAAATTCCAAGTAAATCTATTGAATCCTTTTTTTGAAGGAAGAATTTGTGGTCTAGATGGTCCACCTGGCCAAGATTTAAATCCTTTTGGTTTTTTATTGGTGTAGGTTCTAATAACTTTTGAACCTTCTAATACTTCTAGTTTTAAATTTAAAGTGTCTACTTTTTTATCTAAATAATAATCGAAAGTTACACCGCTTCTAGGATTTTGTCCTTGTCCAACAGCTCTAGTAACACCACCAAAAATTCGATAACTTGGCTTTGGTTTAAAAATTTGAATTGCTTTTTTATTTGAAGACATATTTTGTAATACACCTAAATCATCTAAAATCCAGAAACCTCGTCCAGATGTAGCTGCGACCAAATCATTATCTTGAATAGTTAAATCGTTAATTGCAACCACAGGTAAATTTAGTTTTAAACGTTGCCAAAATTTTCCATCGTCATTAGAAACATATAAACCAGTTTCTGTTGCAGCATATAATAAACCTTTACGTTTTTTATCTGCTCTCACAACTCGAGCAAAACCATTAGAATCGTTTAATCCGTTTACAATTTTCGTCCATGATTTTCCGTAATTGGTAGTTTTAAAAATATACGAGTTTAAGTCTAGCGATTTATATCGCATAATTACAACATAAGCGGTTGCAGGGTCGTGTTCAGAAACTTCAATGCTATTTATAATTCCATTCGAAATTCCTTTCGGAGTAATGTTTTCCCAATTCGCACCACCATTTTTAGTAATATGTAATAAACCATCGTCACTACCAGCATATAAAACTCCTTCCTGATGTTGAGATTCTACTAAAGCCGTAAGTGTATTGTAGTTTTCTCCTCCAGCAGCTTCGTTCGTGTAAGGTCCGCCACCCGGACCATGTTTGTCTTTTTCGTTTTTAGTTAAATCTGGACTAATAATTTTCCAGCTAATTCCTCCGTCCGTAGTTTTGAAAACAACATTTCCTGCATGATAAATCGTTTTTCTATTATGAGGAGAAGAGATAATTGGTGCATTCCAATTGTAACGATATTTTGAATCTTTAGGTGCTATACTTAATCCTAATTCAGGATATTCTTTCAATGCTTTTTGAGCTCGAGAAGATTTTGTCCATTTACTAATATTTCCTTGGTAAGTTCCACCGTAAACAGTTTCTGGATTATCTGGATCAAAAGCAATAAAAGCACTTTCTCCACCAGCTACAGAATACCAATCTTTCCAATCGATTCCACCATCATTTGTTCTACTAGCTATTGCTATTGCAGAGTTATCTTGCTGACCGCCATAAACATTATACGGAACTAAATTATCTGTAATTACACGGTAAAACTGTGCAGTAGATTGATTTTGTTGTGTACTCCAACTTTTTCCACTATTGAAAGAAATATTAGCACCACCATCGTTAGAATTAATCATGTTTGTGTTGTCATACGGATTAATCCATAAATGATGATTGTCTCCATGAGGAACAGGAATGTTAGAAAAACTTTTTCCTCCATCAATAGATTTCATAACTGGAGCATTTAGTACATACACAATATTTTCATTCTGAGGATCAGCAAAAATCTCCATATAATACCAAGAACGCGCGATATTTACTCTGTTTCCATTTACTTGTTTCCATTTTTTACCAGCATCATCAGAACGATACACACCACCTTTTTTACCTTCAGCTTCGATAACAGCAAAAACTCTTTCAGGATTTGCTCTAGAAACAGAAATACCAGATTTACCAAAGTCTTTAGGTAAACCAACTTTCATTTTAGTCCAAGTATCACCACCATCAACAGATTTGTATAAACCAGAATGCTTACCACCAGATTCTATAATCCAAGGGAAACGTTGGTGTTGCCACATTGAAGCATATAAGATTCGTGGATTTGTCATGTCCATAGATAATGAAGAAGCTCCTGTAGTTGTATTTACATATAAAACTTTTTTCCAAGTTTTTCCTCCATCGATAGTTCTATAAATTCCACGTTCTTCGGTTGGTGCATATTGAGCACCTTGCGCAGTTATGTAGATAATATTTGGATTTGTTGGGTGAATAACAACATCAGAAATATGACGTGTTTTTTCCAAACCTAAGTGTGTCCAAGTTTTTCCTGCATCCATAGATTTATACACACCATTTCCCATTGAAGTCATAACTCCACGAGCAGCATGTTCTCCCATACCAACAACAACGATATTTGGATCACTTTCTGAAACTGCAATGGCTCCAACAGAACCTGTTTTAAAATATTTATCAGAAATATTTTTCCATGTAATTCCAGCATCTGTGGTTTTAAAAACACCACCACCAGTCGATCCCATGTAATAGGTGAGTGGCTGACCGATAACTCCTGAAGATGTTACGCTTCTTCCTCCTCTAAACGGACCAATATTACGCCACTTTAACCCATGAAACAAAGAATCAGTAATTTCTAAATCAGGTTTTTTACTTTTTTGAGCATTATTGGTTAAAGGCAAAAAAAGAATACAAAAGAGTAACAGTTTTAATGTTTTCATTTAAAAATATAGGCTTTAGATTTATAAGAAAAGTAATAAGGGTTCAATTATTTTCTTTAGGTTGATTGTTTTGAAAATAAATTTTAGAGTTGTCCTTATGCTTTCGACATAAATTTAATAATTTTCAGTTTAATGATAAACAATTCTTTTACTGCATTATAATAGACTAAACTGTATAGTTGAATGACATTATTTTGATTGCTAGTATTTCATAGAAGTCTAGATATATTGTTTATTTATCTCCATGAAATAACTTCATATTTTGAGAAATTTTTATCCATATCAACCATTCTTGATTTTAAACTTTCAATTCCAAAATCTTGATAATCTTGAATTTCTTTTTGAGTTAAGTAATGAATTATATCTAATCCGCCCGCTATTGGTTTACAGGTAATTAGTTTATAAGAAGAATTTGTGTTATGCTTAAATAACATGTATTCGTGATCTTTTGATGTTAACTTTTCCCAGTTCATATTTTGAAGGTGTTTTTTTACAACAAGTTTTATTATAAGGAATACTAAGTAACATTACTAAAATTAAGTCGTCTTGATATAAAAAAACATATGAAAAATTTAATTTACCTTTTATTTCTTACAACAATAATTTTAGGATGTCAATCTAATGAAAATGAGACTAGACCTGAAAAAGATTTTAATTTTTTAACGGATAGTTTAAAAATTGATCAGAAATTGAAAGATCATAATCTAGCAGGGTTTAGTCTTGTTGTCTTTGAGAATTATAACATCGTATATTCTAATCAATTTGGATTGAAATCTGTTAATTCAAATGAAAAAATAGATGAAAACACAGCATTTTCTACTGCATCAATCTCAAAGCCAATAACTGCACTTCTATGTTTTATGCTGGAAGAAAAAGGATTAATCAATTTAAATGATCCAATAGACAGTTATCTTAAACGTTGGCATTTACCCAAGAGTGAATTCATCAAAAAAACAAAGCCAACATGGAAAGATTTTTTAAATCATACAGCAGGAACAAATCAACATGGTTTTGCAGATTTTTATGAAGGAGATACGATTCCGACTATAAAAGAAAGCTTATTGGGTAAATTGCCTAGATATGATAAAGAAATTGATTTTTTGTTTTCACCAGGCTCAAGTTGGTCCTACAGTGGAGGTGGTTATGTAATTATTCAAATGGCTTTAGAGGATACATTAAATACATCAATCGCAGCACTTGCAGATGAATATATTTTTACTCCTCTACATTTGAAAAATACAACTATGATTCAGCCTAATGAACAAGGTTTTCTAAAGAATGTTGCTTTAGTTCACGATAAGAAAAATGAAATTATAAAAACAGGTTTGCCAATAACTCCACAAGTTGCTCCATCTGGATTATGGTCTACACCAAGAGATTTAGCAAAAATAACAATTGAGTTGCAGCATGCTTTACAGGATAAAGGGAATACGATTATTTCTCATGATGTAGCAAAAAAAGTTGTCGAGGTAACTGCATTAAAAGATGCAGTGGGAGGTTGGAGTTATGGTTGGCAGAGATCTTTTGGATTTAATAATTACGATTGGTTTTCGTGTAATGGATCTAATACGGGTGTTGGTGGTGATATTTTTGCTACTGTAACCAATGGTAATGGTTTTGTTTTTCTTGCTAATGGAGAAAAACCAAATCGTTTTCCAGTAATAAATCATGTTAGAACTAAACTTTTGTCTTTAATGAACTGGAAACAAGAATTTAAAAAGAAAGATATACAGGAAACTTCAAATGATTTAAAAACTAGTTTAATAGGAACGTATAAAGATTTTCTTTTTGGACAAGGAATACCAACTCAAATTATAGAAAGAAATAAGAAGCTATATGTTGAATCTCCATTTTTTGAATACTTTACTGGGAAAAAAGATAGTGAAATGGTACAACTAAATAATGGTTTATTTAAGATTGTAGATTATCCAAACTTTTTAAAATTCAACACGAAAAACGGTAAACTGTATTCAGTAACTTTATTAAGAGATAATAACAACGTTACTATAAACTTATTAGAATAACTTTAAGTAATACATGCAGTAAGTTTTATTTAACAAAAACTCATTATGATGCTAAATTTATGACGATTTAGCATCATATTTAAGTATTTTTCTAATTCCATCTTGTACATTATTTTGAGTTCTGATTAATTCTTCCAACATTAATTTCATTAAGATTTTTTCTTTTTGTCCCGTTTCAGTTAAGTTAGCATATATGAAATCTAAAAGTTTATTTCTTTTGTATTTTAAAAGTTCATTATTCTCTTCAATCTCTGTTAAGAGAGCCAACTTATCATATTCTATTAATTCTATTTTTGATTTTGATAAGGCGTTCCAATAATTGAGTTTTATAAGTGGACCATTAACGCCTCCAGCTTTTTCAATAATGGTTATTAGTTGTACATTTTTATTGTTCGAATAAAAATTTAAAGAGTCGATTAAAATTCTTTGAGAAGGTGTTTTATTAATAATTTCTTTATCGGTGTCTTTAAATTCTTTTTTTAAGGATCTATAAAAATTGGAAATGTATTTTTTGTCTTTTCTATTTTCATTCCAGTTATTTATCCACAGTGCGATTAATACACCTAGTAAAACAGGAATTATATCTTTAATAAATCTTTTAATGTTGTTTTTCATTGTTTATCCTTTAGTTGAATATTCTTTTAATTCTTCTAAAAAGAGAAAAGAAGTTAGAAACATTTGAAGGATCAGAATCATTAAGAATCTCTCTAGCTTTTTTTCTTACACTCCAACTTCCTCTTTCGGCTAATACTTTAATTTTTTGAAACCAAACTTTGGATTCAGAAATATTATGATCTTCATCTAATTCAATAATATACCAACTGATCACCTCTAATAACTGAATGTTTAAATATTTATCATTTCTTAAGGATAAATTAGAAGTTAGAAAGTTCATGATTTGAATGTAGATATCGATAGAATCTGTATATATATTTTCAGTATCTATATCTGTAAGAATTTCCAAACATTCCGGATCAATTTTATTGGTTTTCGCTAAATGAACTACTCTTTGTATTTCTTCAAATAGAAACTGGTTAAAATCACTTGAATGCTCAGAGTAAGCTTCGTAAATAATACTTAAGCTTGAAAATTCAGTGGGTATTGTATTAAGACAATATTGTTTGATTTGATCAAAATTTTCTCTAGAAAACTCAATTATTTCTTGCAAGAATTTTTTGCTTTCATTTTCATCAAGATCTAGCCATTCATCAAGTTCATTTTTTTCATGATACTTTAATTTTTCAATACTATTTTTCATAAGTGATTAGAGTCAAATTAGTTTTTAATTATGCTGTTTTATTCTTTTAAAAAGCTCTACAAATGAGCTTACAAAGAGGCTGAAAAATATTCCAACTCCTAAAACCATAAGTAAAATCGTAAAAAAAGAAGTATTATATGTTATGCTTTGGTGTCTATTTAAAACAATCATAAAAATTGTAGTAATGATGAATGTTGCATATGTGATGAAGTTGAAGATAAGAGATGTTTTAAATATGAGTTTTTCTTTTGTGCCGATATAATAAATAGCACTTGCGATTAATAAAAATAGCATTATTAAAGAGATTATTAAAACATAGTTTATAGGCTCAGGAAAATTAGAGATTAATACGGAATAATAAGAAACGCCTGCTATTGATCCAAAACCAAAACTATATAACACTAGTTTTAATTTAAATTTTATGGAGAAAAAGAAAATGAAGAAAAAAAATCCTAATATAATTACTTCTTTTAGTATGGGAATAACTTGTACAAATTGAAAGCTAACAATTTTTACATCTTTAGTTTTTCTACTATTTAAAAACGTTATTTCAAATTCCCAGTCTTTTAAGGAGAGATAATCATCTTTTCCAATTAATGTTTCATTTTCTTCATGAGCTACAATAAGACTAGCATTACAAGCATGTTGGTCGTTTATTAATCCGTATTCTGGATTTGAAAAAACTAACCATTTTTGACCAATTTTATAGCCATAATTACAAACTCCGCCACAGTTGTTAAAACCTGAAACAAAGGTAGTTGTTTGCCCCTTAAAAAGTTCTTCTATTTCAAAAGTAAATTCTTGATATCCTTCGTTATCACAATCTTCAACTTGTATGATTTTTCCCAGAAAAATAAGCGTGTATTTATCGTATTCCTCTTGATTGATTTGGTCACGGCTACAGCTACAACCGTAAGCGTTTTTAATTTGTAGTATGAAGAAGCACACAAAAAGTATTTTTTTCATTTTCAATAAATTTTTAGCAGTATTCTCATAACATTAATTTATAATTTTTGGAGTGTTTAAAAAGAAATTTATCATTATGATCCATCAGTTATTTCTATTGGATAAATTAATTTAATTGTATTCAGTTGTTCTTTATTTAGGTTTTCAATGTCAGTATTAAACTTTTTTTGTGCTAGTGATTTTCTTAAATTATTAATTTCTTCAATTATTGCATTTTGTAAAATCACATAAGTTCCATAATCTACAGCTTTATGTGAAGATATAATTATTAGAGATTTAGATTCGTTTATAGTTTCATAATCCTTAATTTTTTTTCTTAGTTGTTTAATATCAATCTTCTGATTCTCTATTAAAATTTCGCTTTTTGAATTGATGTTGATTTTGAAAGCATTAATAGTATCATGTTTTTTATTTCCTTTTTCAGATTTAGTGATTTTTTTGGGAATTCCTCTATTATCAACTTGAGGTTGACATGAAATAATAAAAAATGCTAAAGCAATAAATATTAAAGTGGTTTGTTTCATGTTTTTAGTTCTTCTTCCTTTATTCTATGTTATTGAGACTTACTCATGAGTCTTTTTTCTAAATCTTATTTTTCTTTTAAATATAGTTAATTCAATTTCAGATTCTATTTCATAATAATGAATACTGACAGGAACGTCTTCATTTTGCCAAATGAATAGTTTGGTATTAGTGAATTCAATTCGTCCATAGTAAACTCTCCAAAACCCGTGATGATTTTTTTGATTCCACTCTGACGCAGGCATAAAAATTTTTATTTCAAAAATAGAATCATCAGATTTACATAGTTCAATTTCCCATCTTCCTTTGCAAGGATAGGTATCAACCCAATTACTCCAATTCAATCCGTGATCTAAAACTTCAATTTCTTCAATTGAAATCCAATGATTATGTTCTAGAAGTATAGGTTTTCTCATAATTAATAAATGTACCGCATTGTTTATTTATTCAGTTTGATTGTTTTTTATAACAGTAATTAATTGGTCGATTGAATTTATATTTAAATAGCTTTTTATTAAACGGCAAGTACTAATTTGTTCAATTATCAATTTGCGAAATTTTTCATCTTTTAATTTGATTTTCACCAAATCTGGATTCACGAATAAAGCTGTATCGATAGGAAGCTCAGAGTTAAAATAGGAGCTTATTTTTTCGTTAATGAATTTTTCATGACTGTTCTCCAGTTTTTGATATATTTTGTAGTTTACTTCATAGTAATTTACAATATCATGGCGTATTTTATCATTTGATATAATATCAAGTTTCCCACTAGATTTAAGATTAACATATACTGCATTTATAGGGAAATGAGTAAAACTACTTGCTATATGAAAGTAAATAGAGTCTAAATTTTTATGGTTCGATTTATAAATGATTTTTTTAAGAAATTCTTGACTTTTATTTAAACCATTTATTGAACTGTTGAGTACAAATTTTTCTTTATCTAAATCTGTTAATAGTTGTTTGATTACCTTTTTCTCTTCTGCTTTAATTTTCCTATTGTCATTCCAATTGTTTAGTTGAATAGCAATAAAAATTCCTAAAACGATAACAATAATTTCTCCGATGTAGTAAAGTAAATTTTTCTTTAGCGTTTTTTTCGTTAAAAATCCCATTGAATGGTTGTGTTAGTTTTGTGTATTATTTAAAAATTCAATTTAAAAGTATTTATTCCTAAAGTATTATCCTGCGCCATTGGTTTTATCATACTTGTATGTGCAATTTCTTTCTATTTTATATTCAAATATAATCGATTGTTCAGATGCATGAATAACTTTACCATCTTCGAATACATGTGCACAGTTGTTAATCTGAATAGTAAATGAATTTTTTTTAGTATTGAATGTTATAAATAGTTCATCCAAACAGTTATCTTCTTTGATATAATTTAAATCCCAGTCTCTGTGAAGAGTATAGTTTTTTGAATAACTATTTTCACTAGATTTCAATAACTTATTTGAATTGATAGATTGGATAAAGTTTTTTATCTGATTTTTAAAAATTGAGTAATCGCCAAGATAGTTGTTTGTACCATATTCAAAATCCAAAGCTAATTTTTGAATAATAACTTCTCTACAGTCTATAAATTCATCATCATAATCTGAATATCGTTCTTCATAAAACTCATCACCTATATAATCTAGGTAAGTAGATAATTTACCATCAATTAAATCTAGAGTAATTAATTTAGATTCTTGTTTTCCTAAGTTTTTTGTTGTGATAATGTCTGGGTTATCTATAGTAGAAGCTTCTTTAGTAACTTCGTAAGTTCCGTTTAATAAGTTGTATTCTTTACTAATATGACCGAACATTATTCGACTTGATGATACATACGAGCACAATTGAAAGTTTTTAATTTCAGAATTGTACTTAAAGTTATATTCATAATTAAATACACCAGTTCCTGGCAAAGTGTATTCAAACTGAAACATATTATCTTTCTTATTTATGTGTGCATAGGTTTGATCAAATTCATCGTCTAGGCCTAAATCTATTTTTTGCAGCTTTTTTGTTTGTGTCAGATAAATGAAAATATATTGTTCAAAATAATTACTTTCAATATTCTTTACCAATTGAATAACGTCTAGTATTTGGTCATTATCATAGTCAAATACAATACTGTCAAGCATTTTATAACCCTTTGGTAATTCAAAAGGTTTCAATTCTTTTTCAATAGATGTAATTAATTCAATATCTTTTTTTTCAGCGTCTGTTAAGATTATTTCTGCATCTTTATTTGGTGTGTACCATTTCTTATTAGAAAAGTACTTTTTTAAACTAGAATCTTTAAAAACATACCCTTTTTTAGCAAATATTTCATTTCTTAAAATTCTTAATTCTTCACTAGTTTTACCTCTTAAAACTTCTTTAGATAATGTGTTTTTAGTTGTTAATAGATTTGAATTATCAAAGGTTTTATCGCTCTTTATCTCTTTTTTACAAGCTAAAAGAAAAGAGCATATTAAATATAGAAGTATCGTGTTTTTCATGTTATGTTGGATATTTTTGACCATTTAAAAATTTTCCTATAAAAGTATTTCTAACACAAAAATGATAGGAAACAAAACAAATAATTGTGGTTATGGTTAAAACAATTAAAAACTTAATCATGGCGGGAATTGGAAAATTTAAAAGGAAAGCAGGAATAATTGCAGTTAATGGTAAGTGAATTAAGTATACCCAATAAGAAGCATCTGAAATATAACGCATACGATGCGAATGTTTGCTTGCATACCGAACAAAAAGTCCAATAATTCCAGAAATAAAAAGACAAACAACTATTGCACTAAAAGTAATTAAAAGACGAGAATTGTCACTTGGATCTAATTTATATTCTTCAATAATTAAACCTTGTACGCTAGCTAGAATAATTGCTGTAACTGTAAATACCCAATCATAAT
This genomic stretch from Tenacibaculum jejuense harbors:
- a CDS encoding VPS10 domain-containing protein, which gives rise to MKTLKLLLFCILFLPLTNNAQKSKKPDLEITDSLFHGLKWRNIGPFRGGRSVTSSGVIGQPLTYYMGSTGGGVFKTTDAGITWKNISDKYFKTGSVGAIAVSESDPNIVVVGMGEHAARGVMTSMGNGVYKSMDAGKTWTHLGLEKTRHISDVVIHPTNPNIIYITAQGAQYAPTEERGIYRTIDGGKTWKKVLYVNTTTGASSLSMDMTNPRILYASMWQHQRFPWIIESGGKHSGLYKSVDGGDTWTKMKVGLPKDFGKSGISVSRANPERVFAVIEAEGKKGGVYRSDDAGKKWKQVNGNRVNIARSWYYMEIFADPQNENIVYVLNAPVMKSIDGGKSFSNIPVPHGDNHHLWINPYDNTNMINSNDGGANISFNSGKSWSTQQNQSTAQFYRVITDNLVPYNVYGGQQDNSAIAIASRTNDGGIDWKDWYSVAGGESAFIAFDPDNPETVYGGTYQGNISKWTKSSRAQKALKEYPELGLSIAPKDSKYRYNWNAPIISSPHNRKTIYHAGNVVFKTTDGGISWKIISPDLTKNEKDKHGPGGGPYTNEAAGGENYNTLTALVESQHQEGVLYAGSDDGLLHITKNGGANWENITPKGISNGIINSIEVSEHDPATAYVVIMRYKSLDLNSYIFKTTNYGKSWTKIVNGLNDSNGFARVVRADKKRKGLLYAATETGLYVSNDDGKFWQRLKLNLPVVAINDLTIQDNDLVAATSGRGFWILDDLGVLQNMSSNKKAIQIFKPKPSYRIFGGVTRAVGQGQNPRSGVTFDYYLDKKVDTLNLKLEVLEGSKVIRTYTNKKPKGFKSWPGGPSRPQILPSKKGFNRFTWNFNREAIPAVNKVFVFGGLSGSSVAPGNYTLKLSLEGKTVSTEAVILPNPAIQSTPQDFKEQQNILVRIETTLREMHTSVNQLRSVKKQLKGYAKLLKDNTNAKPLIDKGEKLLKRIKTWEENLIQEKQKTFQDVINFNNKLNSQLLQLLNYIDQADPKVTKGAKERFNDLMNDWQVYKNERDAIINTEMSQYNSLYKSLNIPALIIENKN
- a CDS encoding serine hydrolase domain-containing protein, which codes for MKNLIYLLFLTTIILGCQSNENETRPEKDFNFLTDSLKIDQKLKDHNLAGFSLVVFENYNIVYSNQFGLKSVNSNEKIDENTAFSTASISKPITALLCFMLEEKGLINLNDPIDSYLKRWHLPKSEFIKKTKPTWKDFLNHTAGTNQHGFADFYEGDTIPTIKESLLGKLPRYDKEIDFLFSPGSSWSYSGGGYVIIQMALEDTLNTSIAALADEYIFTPLHLKNTTMIQPNEQGFLKNVALVHDKKNEIIKTGLPITPQVAPSGLWSTPRDLAKITIELQHALQDKGNTIISHDVAKKVVEVTALKDAVGGWSYGWQRSFGFNNYDWFSCNGSNTGVGGDIFATVTNGNGFVFLANGEKPNRFPVINHVRTKLLSLMNWKQEFKKKDIQETSNDLKTSLIGTYKDFLFGQGIPTQIIERNKKLYVESPFFEYFTGKKDSEMVQLNNGLFKIVDYPNFLKFNTKNGKLYSVTLLRDNNNVTINLLE
- a CDS encoding ExbD/TolR family protein gives rise to the protein MKQTTLIFIALAFFIISCQPQVDNRGIPKKITKSEKGNKKHDTINAFKININSKSEILIENQKIDIKQLRKKIKDYETINESKSLIIISSHKAVDYGTYVILQNAIIEEINNLRKSLAQKKFNTDIENLNKEQLNTIKLIYPIEITDGS
- a CDS encoding DUF6090 family protein, giving the protein MGFLTKKTLKKNLLYYIGEIIVIVLGIFIAIQLNNWNDNRKIKAEEKKVIKQLLTDLDKEKFVLNSSINGLNKSQEFLKKIIYKSNHKNLDSIYFHIASSFTHFPINAVYVNLKSSGKLDIISNDKIRHDIVNYYEVNYKIYQKLENSHEKFINEKISSYFNSELPIDTALFVNPDLVKIKLKDEKFRKLIIEQISTCRLIKSYLNINSIDQLITVIKNNQTE
- a CDS encoding YARHG domain-containing protein — protein: MKNTILLYLICSFLLACKKEIKSDKTFDNSNLLTTKNTLSKEVLRGKTSEELRILRNEIFAKKGYVFKDSSLKKYFSNKKWYTPNKDAEIILTDAEKKDIELITSIEKELKPFELPKGYKMLDSIVFDYDNDQILDVIQLVKNIESNYFEQYIFIYLTQTKKLQKIDLGLDDEFDQTYAHINKKDNMFQFEYTLPGTGVFNYEYNFKYNSEIKNFQLCSYVSSSRIMFGHISKEYNLLNGTYEVTKEASTIDNPDIITTKNLGKQESKLITLDLIDGKLSTYLDYIGDEFYEERYSDYDDEFIDCREVIIQKLALDFEYGTNNYLGDYSIFKNQIKNFIQSINSNKLLKSSENSYSKNYTLHRDWDLNYIKEDNCLDELFITFNTKKNSFTIQINNCAHVFEDGKVIHASEQSIIFEYKIERNCTYKYDKTNGAG